The Neurospora crassa OR74A linkage group V, whole genome shotgun sequence sequence CTAAACCGTTTAGCCCTCACAGGCACCTGAATCAACCATTATCCACATACTGCCATATCAACAACAATCATCATGAGAGTGAGGGGAGAGATCTGACATGAGAGACATTAGGCGGCCAGACTACCCACCAGGTATGCGAAACATTCggcgagagagagaaagagagacacCCAGAATGGCGGACGGCGAAAAGATTGGAGAGGTATACAAGCTGTGTGGTTGGTCATGATGCTGACAAGAAATTAATAGGCCCGTGACTGCCCCAACAAGGGCGCTGCTAAGTGCTACAACTGCGGCAACGAGGGTCACATGAGTAAGTCCTCGCTTCGAAAACGTGTACTTCTGACTGTCCAGCTGCTGACAATATGGTACAGGCCGTGACTGCCCCGAGGGCCCCAAGGACAACGCCCGTACCTGCTACCGTTGCGGCCAGACCGGCCACATCAGCCGTGACTGCTCCCAGTCCGGCGGCGGCCAGTCCTCCGGCGCTGAGTGCTACAAGTGCGGCGAGGTCGGCCACATTGCCCGCAACTGCTCCAAGGGCGGTGCTTCCTACGGCGGCGGCTACCAGAACTCCGGCTACGGCGGTGGCTTCGGTGGTCCCCAGAAGACCTGCTACTCTTGCGGTGGCATTGGCCACATGTCTCGCGACTGTGTCAACGGCTCCAAGTGCTACAACTGCGGCGAGTCTGGCCACTTCTCCCGTAAGTCTCCATGTGTCTCCATGAATTCTGCACATAGCTAACCACACTTCAACAGGTGACTGCCCCAAGGACTCCGGCTCCGGTGAGAAGATCTGCTACAAGTGCCAGCAGCCTGGCCACGTTCAGTCCCAGTGCCCCAGCGCTTAAATGCGCCATGATCGCCAGGTAACACCAACTACCTTTGGCGGCCTCGCTCATTTGCTGTCTTACCAACCCTGACCTTGCTCACTTCTCATCAccgagatgaagaagcaagCGGGGCCGGCGATGGACAGCTTTTACTGGGGGTGATGACATGGTGCTGCGTTTTTGCGTTGCCTTTCTGAGGAACTTTTCAGTCCACGGGGTCGTTCTGCTGGTGTTCACTGGTATCTGGATATCCGCTGCTTGGGACTTCTTTTCACGGCGGGTCTCTTACACTTTTCTTAATTTCTTTCACCTTTGCATTTTACGCGACACAAAACATCATGATGATCCGACAACCACTGGGGAGATTGGGAAAGCAAAAAGGTCTTTTCACCAAAATTGGCGTCTGGACGGCCAGGGGTTACCTCTTCAACCAACCATACCGTATGGGTCTTTCTACGACAAAAAGGGCTTGTGCAACAGGGGCGGGGCCATTGCACCGACAAACATCTTGCGGGTTTCTGTTTTTTCTTCACATATGGAACTTGAATGGGAAGGGAGCTATCTTCATTCTGTGAACGGGCATGAGGACATCATAATTATCCGAGATCTCAGGGGAAAGCAAAATCGTATGGGGACTCAATAGGTCAACGAATAAAAAGCGCCGAAAGGCCGTGGTGTGCGATGCGAGCGTAATGCATCGATGATGAAACAAATCTCAGTTCCTCTTTGCCTCGAGTGACGTGAATGTTGGTAAGAATCCGGTGCTTGTCAGGCATGTTGATAACAGAGTTGGAAGTTCAACAAGGTTTACCTTGGTGGTTTGCCGGTTGTTCGCTCTCGAGAGGCCTTGACCTAGTCGGCACCCTGATTTCTCACCTAGACCCGACCTTGGCTGGATACGTATCAAGTT is a genomic window containing:
- a CDS encoding zinc knuckle domain-containing protein; the encoded protein is MDSFAAPQGTRACFTCGQTTHQARDCPNKGAAKCYNCGNEGHMSRDCPEGPKDNARTCYRCGQTGHISRDCSQSGGGQSSGAECYKCGEVGHIARNCSKGGASYGGGYQNSGYGGGFGGPQKTCYSCGGIGHMSRDCVNGSKCYNCGESGHFSRDCPKDSGSGEKICYKCQQPGHVQSQCPSA